The proteins below come from a single Streptomyces tubercidicus genomic window:
- a CDS encoding alpha/beta hydrolase, whose product MASRPRGSRRLRTLLAALVVTSVVVPVSGAARPEAVPAPAPKALAPLRSAGPGALAERYAVNRAGIRAAARMAEGHGDRARAGALRGMAGPARQFLSFDGRDGGRTTEVFGDLARAERIAVLVPGSDTNLDRYQRLRDGASALQRELGGRSAVLAWVGYETPGTVSPEVLTPGRAAEAAPGLRAFAGDVAALRPGARISVLCHSYAAVVCGLAAPGLDVADLVLFGSPGAGGAEDVSALHTRATVWAGRGDDDWIAGVPHGQLQLPFGAVGLGADPVAPEFGARVFPAGPGGHSDYFTPGSVSLRNLARIVSGRAPSEERRDA is encoded by the coding sequence GGTGGTGCCCGTATCGGGCGCGGCCCGCCCGGAGGCCGTCCCGGCGCCCGCCCCCAAGGCTCTCGCCCCGCTGCGGTCCGCCGGGCCCGGCGCGCTCGCCGAGCGGTACGCCGTCAACCGCGCGGGCATCCGCGCGGCGGCCCGGATGGCCGAGGGCCACGGCGACCGGGCGCGGGCCGGGGCACTGCGCGGTATGGCGGGCCCGGCGCGGCAGTTCCTGTCGTTCGACGGCCGCGATGGAGGCCGCACCACGGAGGTCTTCGGCGACCTGGCACGGGCCGAGCGGATCGCCGTACTGGTGCCGGGTTCGGACACCAACCTCGACAGGTACCAACGCCTCCGGGACGGCGCCTCGGCGCTCCAGCGGGAGCTGGGCGGCCGGTCCGCCGTCCTGGCCTGGGTCGGCTACGAGACACCGGGCACGGTGAGCCCCGAGGTGCTCACCCCCGGCCGTGCGGCGGAGGCCGCCCCCGGACTCCGGGCCTTTGCCGGTGACGTGGCGGCGCTGCGTCCCGGTGCCCGGATCTCCGTGCTCTGCCATTCCTATGCGGCCGTGGTCTGCGGCCTGGCCGCGCCGGGGCTGGATGTCGCGGACCTCGTGCTGTTCGGCAGCCCCGGCGCGGGCGGTGCCGAAGACGTCTCCGCGCTGCACACCCGGGCGACCGTATGGGCCGGCCGGGGCGACGACGACTGGATCGCCGGTGTGCCGCACGGTCAGCTGCAACTCCCCTTCGGCGCCGTCGGGTTGGGAGCCGATCCGGTCGCGCCCGAGTTCGGCGCCCGGGTCTTCCCGGCGGGCCCCGGAGGCCACAGCGACTACTTCACGCCGGGTTCGGTGTCCCTGCGGAACCTCGCCCGGATCGTCTCCGGCCGGGCCCCTTCCGAGGAGCGACGCGATGCGTGA
- a CDS encoding acyltransferase family protein, producing the protein MRELIRRTASATPADRDGGVDALRALAILGVMLGHWLVTALVADSGTVRVASPLQPLPQLTPVSWLLQTLAVFFLVGGHMAARSHAAARARGGTYRRWLGARTARLFRPVVAVLAVWSVVAVTLLAAGAGLDTLGTLAILALSPLWFLLVFAALTAATPLVARLHPMWPLAVVLHVDLIRFGLGGPAWLGWINVAAGWLVPYCLGTAWARGGLRDRATGWVLLLGGGALTAGLVLWAGYPAAMVGVPGARISNLNPPTLAAVTFGLAQCGAALLLLGPLRRMLQRPAVRAAVALMNLSAMTLFLWHQTAMMAVTALGLLTGGFLPGLHTVPDGAGWVLARLAWLPVFALALLVCWGAFRTYEHGRRGGTEVLPEGRPTGAGVMGRV; encoded by the coding sequence ATGCGTGAACTGATCCGGCGGACCGCCTCCGCGACGCCCGCCGACCGTGACGGCGGTGTCGACGCACTGCGCGCGCTCGCGATTCTCGGGGTGATGCTCGGACACTGGCTGGTGACCGCCCTGGTCGCCGACAGCGGCACGGTCCGCGTGGCCAGCCCGCTCCAGCCGCTGCCACAACTCACCCCGGTCTCCTGGCTCCTCCAGACCCTGGCCGTCTTCTTCCTGGTGGGCGGTCATATGGCGGCGAGGAGCCACGCCGCCGCGCGGGCCCGGGGCGGCACGTACCGCCGGTGGCTCGGCGCCCGGACCGCCCGGCTGTTCCGTCCTGTGGTGGCCGTCCTGGCCGTCTGGAGCGTGGTGGCGGTCACCCTGCTGGCCGCCGGGGCCGGTCTGGACACCCTCGGCACCCTGGCCATACTGGCGCTGTCCCCGCTCTGGTTCCTGCTGGTCTTCGCCGCGCTGACGGCGGCCACGCCGCTGGTCGCCCGGCTGCATCCGATGTGGCCGCTCGCCGTCGTCCTGCATGTCGACCTGATCCGGTTCGGTCTGGGCGGCCCGGCCTGGCTCGGCTGGATCAATGTGGCGGCCGGCTGGCTGGTGCCGTACTGCCTGGGCACGGCCTGGGCCCGGGGCGGACTGCGGGACCGGGCGACGGGGTGGGTGCTGCTGCTCGGCGGCGGCGCGCTCACCGCCGGACTCGTCCTGTGGGCCGGCTATCCGGCCGCCATGGTCGGGGTGCCCGGCGCCCGCATATCCAACCTCAACCCGCCCACCCTCGCCGCCGTCACCTTCGGTCTCGCCCAGTGCGGGGCGGCCCTGCTGCTGCTCGGACCCCTGCGGCGGATGCTCCAACGCCCCGCCGTCCGGGCGGCGGTAGCGCTGATGAACCTCTCGGCGATGACGCTCTTCCTGTGGCACCAGACGGCGATGATGGCGGTCACCGCGCTCGGTCTGCTCACGGGCGGGTTCCTGCCCGGTCTGCACACCGTTCCCGACGGCGCCGGCTGGGTCCTCGCCCGGCTGGCCTGGCTGCCGGTGTTCGCGCTGGCGCTGCTGGTGTGCTGGGGCGCGTTCCGTACGTACGAGCACGGGCGGCGCGGCGGCACCGAGGTGCTGCCTGAGGGGCGTCCCACCGGAGCCGGGGTGATGGGGCGTGTTTAG
- a CDS encoding sensor histidine kinase — MPGVKQGGWKNGGRRLWAAVRLPPRTLREDLWTVAHDPLPRLRRLGRLPHAHVVLAALLMLWLNAAKYTSGFGPSTTTGTLALAALQSGAVILALSRPVPAWWLSTLALFLVRNADTVKVGENPLWAWSVPGIALHAFVLFLLALRVRPRVAVEALALSLLAGAAALSLSLAPVPDLPSAQGPELAQDIVAFTIAVVLGASLRGRRVARARLVEQEVLTAEERARRTLLEERNRIARELHDVVAHHMSVISIQAQVAPHLVKDPTDELKENLAGIRGSAVEALTELRRILGVLRSEDAQADGVRHAPQPTLGRLDELVGTVRGAGLTVTTEITGEPRPLSPGVELSAFRIVQEALSNAIRHAPGAHVRVALGYRSGGLTLRVANTAPDGPAPPSPGAGHGLLGMHERTAMLGGELATGRTPDGGYEVTAILPAQAVMPADSREPAP; from the coding sequence ATGCCTGGTGTGAAGCAGGGGGGCTGGAAAAACGGGGGGCGACGGCTGTGGGCTGCCGTGCGGCTGCCTCCGCGTACCCTGCGCGAGGACTTGTGGACGGTGGCGCACGATCCGCTGCCCCGGTTGCGCCGGCTGGGCCGGCTGCCGCATGCCCATGTGGTGTTGGCCGCGCTGTTGATGCTCTGGCTCAACGCGGCCAAGTACACGAGCGGTTTCGGGCCGTCCACGACGACGGGCACGCTGGCGCTCGCCGCGCTCCAGTCGGGCGCCGTGATCCTCGCGCTGTCCCGCCCGGTGCCTGCCTGGTGGCTGTCGACGCTCGCGCTCTTCCTGGTCAGGAACGCCGATACGGTCAAAGTCGGGGAGAACCCGCTGTGGGCCTGGAGCGTCCCGGGGATCGCCCTGCACGCGTTCGTGCTGTTCCTGCTCGCACTGCGGGTCCGCCCCCGCGTCGCCGTCGAGGCGCTGGCGCTCTCCCTCCTCGCGGGGGCGGCCGCCCTGTCCCTCTCCTTGGCCCCGGTACCGGACCTGCCGTCCGCCCAGGGCCCGGAACTCGCCCAGGACATCGTGGCCTTCACGATCGCCGTGGTGCTGGGCGCCTCGCTGCGCGGCCGCCGGGTGGCCCGTGCCCGACTCGTCGAGCAGGAGGTGCTCACCGCCGAGGAGCGGGCCCGCCGCACCCTGCTGGAGGAGCGCAACCGGATCGCCCGCGAACTGCACGACGTGGTCGCTCACCACATGTCGGTGATATCGATCCAGGCGCAGGTCGCACCGCATCTGGTCAAGGACCCCACCGACGAGCTGAAGGAGAACCTGGCGGGCATCCGCGGGAGCGCCGTCGAGGCGCTGACCGAACTCCGGCGGATCCTGGGCGTGCTGCGCTCGGAGGATGCCCAGGCGGACGGCGTACGGCACGCCCCGCAGCCCACGCTCGGCCGACTGGACGAACTGGTCGGCACGGTGCGCGGCGCCGGGCTCACGGTCACCACCGAGATCACCGGCGAGCCGCGCCCGCTGTCCCCGGGAGTCGAGCTGTCGGCGTTCCGTATCGTCCAGGAGGCGCTGAGCAACGCCATCCGGCACGCGCCCGGCGCGCATGTGCGGGTGGCCCTCGGCTACCGGTCCGGCGGCCTCACCCTCCGGGTCGCCAACACCGCGCCGGACGGGCCCGCCCCGCCCTCCCCCGGCGCCGGCCACGGCCTGCTGGGTATGCACGAGCGCACCGCCATGCTCGGCGGTGAACTCGCCACCGGCCGCACCCCCGACGGCGGTTACGAAGTGACCGCGATCCTGCCCGCCCAGGCCGTGATGCCTGCCGACTCCCGTGAGCCCGCCCCATGA
- a CDS encoding response regulator, whose protein sequence is MTTIRVLIADDQMMVRQGFTVLLNAEPGIEVVGQAVDGLDALTQVERLAPDVVLMDVRMPRLGGIEATRRLTAPAGATVKVLVLTTFDLDEYVYEALRAGASGFLLKDASAAELAQAVRVVADGDALLAPNLTKRLIAEFSRVTSSPRAPLKDRVGTLTERETEVLSLIAQGLTNGEIAQRLVVAEQTVKSHVGRILGKLSLRDRTQAAVFAYETGLIRPTGY, encoded by the coding sequence ATGACGACCATCCGTGTGCTGATCGCCGACGACCAGATGATGGTCCGTCAGGGCTTCACGGTGCTGCTCAACGCCGAACCCGGTATCGAGGTCGTCGGCCAGGCCGTCGACGGTCTCGACGCCCTTACCCAGGTCGAGCGGCTCGCGCCGGACGTCGTGCTGATGGACGTCCGGATGCCCCGGCTCGGCGGCATCGAGGCCACCCGCCGCCTCACCGCACCGGCCGGGGCCACCGTCAAGGTCCTCGTCCTGACCACCTTCGACCTCGATGAGTATGTGTACGAGGCGCTGCGCGCAGGCGCTTCCGGTTTTCTGCTGAAGGACGCCTCGGCGGCTGAACTCGCCCAGGCGGTACGGGTGGTGGCGGATGGCGACGCGCTGCTCGCCCCGAACCTCACCAAGCGCCTCATCGCCGAGTTCTCCCGGGTCACCAGCTCGCCGCGGGCCCCGCTCAAGGACCGCGTCGGCACCCTCACGGAACGCGAGACCGAGGTCCTGTCCCTGATCGCACAGGGTCTGACGAACGGCGAGATAGCGCAGCGCCTGGTGGTGGCGGAACAGACCGTGAAGAGCCATGTGGGCCGCATCCTGGGCAAGTTGAGCCTGCGCGACCGGACCCAGGCCGCCGTCTTCGCGTATGAGACGGGGCTGATCCGGCCGACGGGGTATTGA
- a CDS encoding TetR/AcrR family transcriptional regulator, producing the protein MAAEARSPRARYREQNRAEIKAAALQQLAEGGVQAVALTRIAKDMGLSGPALYRYFAGRDDLLSELIRDAYDEAAQAVEQAAATPDGDPRAALHALADAYLGWAVAQPHRYLLIQGAPLPGYEAPPDTLLRARAAMGPFLKVFAAGVPAEALRPVVAEMTAWVRKEEGVADWLAQHTGLAPHDEAAGVALAGTVLAWSQLHGTVSLEVSGQYAGMGHRARTLLTAQIDTLADSFQL; encoded by the coding sequence ATGGCCGCCGAGGCACGCAGCCCCCGGGCGCGCTACCGCGAGCAGAACCGCGCGGAGATCAAGGCGGCCGCGCTGCAGCAGCTCGCCGAGGGCGGCGTCCAGGCCGTCGCGCTCACCCGTATCGCCAAGGACATGGGGCTGTCCGGCCCCGCCCTCTACCGCTACTTCGCCGGCCGCGACGACCTGCTGAGCGAGCTGATCCGGGACGCCTACGACGAGGCGGCACAAGCCGTCGAACAGGCCGCCGCGACGCCCGACGGCGATCCGCGCGCTGCCCTGCATGCCCTCGCCGACGCCTACCTGGGCTGGGCCGTCGCCCAGCCGCACCGCTATCTGCTGATCCAGGGCGCTCCGCTGCCCGGTTACGAGGCGCCGCCCGACACCCTGCTGCGCGCACGGGCCGCGATGGGGCCGTTCCTGAAGGTCTTCGCCGCGGGTGTCCCCGCCGAGGCGCTGCGCCCGGTCGTCGCGGAGATGACCGCGTGGGTACGCAAGGAGGAGGGCGTCGCCGACTGGCTGGCGCAGCACACCGGGCTGGCTCCGCACGACGAGGCGGCGGGGGTCGCCCTGGCCGGCACGGTACTGGCCTGGTCACAGCTGCACGGCACGGTCAGCCTGGAGGTCTCCGGCCAGTACGCCGGGATGGGACACCGGGCCCGGACGCTGCTCACCGCACAGATCGACACCTTGGCCGACTCCTTCCAGCTGTAG
- a CDS encoding NAD-dependent epimerase/dehydratase family protein, with protein MSAASGTLHVVLGAGPAGTALAGELVRRGHAVRLVSRSAPEHTAEGIQWFGADVSTADGALAAVAGAAVVYHCVNVPYHRQVEVMPQVQNVVLAAVETTGARLVVLDTLYPYGETHGEVMTEETPWRATSRKGRMRAQLDERYLAAHRAGRARVALGRSADFVGPGVLNSTLGGAVFPAALGGGEVLAMGDIDLPHSYTDIRDVAAGLATLGTHPEGDGRVWHLPTPPAVTTREIHSMIEERVGRPVQRVVLSEPRPFGPFDAAFMDEYAEMFYQHTEPQIMDSAAFERTFGVRPTPLDATLDATVEWYRALLAGSRS; from the coding sequence ATGTCCGCTGCATCTGGAACGCTCCATGTCGTACTCGGCGCCGGCCCGGCAGGCACCGCGCTCGCCGGTGAGCTCGTGCGCCGCGGGCACGCCGTACGGCTGGTCAGCCGCTCGGCGCCGGAGCACACCGCCGAGGGCATCCAGTGGTTCGGCGCCGATGTGAGCACGGCCGACGGGGCGCTGGCCGCCGTCGCGGGCGCCGCCGTCGTCTACCACTGTGTGAACGTCCCCTATCACCGCCAGGTCGAGGTGATGCCCCAGGTGCAGAACGTGGTACTGGCCGCCGTCGAGACCACGGGAGCACGGCTGGTCGTCCTGGACACGCTGTACCCGTACGGCGAGACGCACGGCGAGGTGATGACGGAGGAGACCCCGTGGCGGGCGACGAGCCGCAAGGGGCGGATGCGGGCGCAGCTGGACGAGCGCTATCTCGCGGCCCACCGCGCGGGGCGCGCCCGGGTCGCCCTCGGCCGGTCGGCCGACTTCGTCGGCCCCGGCGTGCTCAACTCGACGCTCGGCGGAGCGGTTTTCCCCGCCGCGCTGGGCGGTGGTGAGGTTCTCGCTATGGGCGACATCGATCTGCCGCACAGCTACACGGACATCCGGGATGTGGCGGCCGGACTCGCCACGCTCGGCACCCACCCGGAGGGCGACGGCCGGGTCTGGCACCTGCCCACCCCGCCCGCCGTCACCACCCGTGAGATCCACTCGATGATCGAGGAGCGGGTGGGCCGCCCCGTCCAGCGGGTGGTCCTCAGCGAACCGCGCCCCTTCGGGCCGTTCGACGCGGCCTTCATGGACGAGTACGCGGAGATGTTCTATCAGCACACCGAGCCGCAGATCATGGACTCGGCGGCCTTCGAGCGGACCTTCGGCGTCCGCCCGACACCTCTGGACGCGACCCTGGACGCCACCGTCGAGTGGTACCGCGCGCTGCTGGCCGGCTCCCGGAGCTGA
- a CDS encoding DUF4232 domain-containing protein, producing the protein MTMRGLRTAATVAAAVALCAGAGAGVASAAGSGATAGSCQPGTLKVTTTDAGSSQVGMNHQGTYLKVTNTGTSTCAISGYAGLALEGAGHTAIDTTPKHGDTYFAKDPGVHQVTLKPGKSAYADLVWTHAGPSEKAKYLQVAPTGSNSHSIVAFDNDVDGGALSVTAWSAKLPSAS; encoded by the coding sequence ATGACGATGCGTGGTCTGCGCACCGCCGCCACCGTCGCCGCCGCCGTCGCGCTGTGCGCGGGTGCGGGTGCCGGGGTGGCCTCCGCTGCGGGATCGGGCGCGACGGCCGGTTCGTGCCAGCCGGGGACGCTGAAGGTCACGACCACGGACGCGGGTTCGAGCCAGGTGGGAATGAATCACCAGGGCACCTACCTGAAGGTGACCAACACGGGCACCAGCACGTGTGCGATATCCGGTTACGCGGGGCTGGCGCTGGAGGGCGCCGGTCACACGGCTATCGACACGACGCCGAAGCACGGTGACACCTACTTCGCCAAGGACCCGGGCGTGCACCAGGTCACCCTGAAGCCGGGCAAGAGTGCCTACGCCGACCTGGTCTGGACGCACGCCGGTCCGTCCGAGAAGGCCAAGTACCTTCAGGTCGCCCCGACGGGTAGCAACTCCCACAGCATCGTAGCGTTTGACAACGATGTCGACGGTGGCGCGCTGTCGGTGACCGCCTGGTCGGCGAAGCTCCCCAGCGCTTCCTGA
- a CDS encoding FUSC family protein, producing MAGLRTVGAIVLTLVVLALLDTGVTLMVAGAMTAMVSTFAVKEKEVRGQAVTLALGLPVALAAMSLGALLHTLVIPGDLFFVLLIFGAVYCRRFGDRGTALGLIGFQVYFVSLFVQASGPALPELYLTLGIAFGCSAVVRFAVVPETPTRTLRRLREAFRARLAQLLATQLELLDAGPDELDKVLDDLRRHTSRLHEAALMIQGHLEEGTRDAATAGLVQRRVADAEIAAERLGMLILNARSAERADTITMHLPHAPVPATGNRMGSEDDAIAALRRDLNALLLLVARRASEDRGTALALVRNRLLGYREEDDLPRASAAVQDVFRGLGETARAVLGLRLALDGPQDESDDSPATTRSREEFDAEDLSIVGADETEDEDDRTGLERPTTRAAFQVAVGSTLAVIGGEFLSSQRWYWAVLTCWVVFLNTASTGEILVKGYRRLVGTVLGVVAGVALAGLVGNHTWAAFALVLLCIFGMWFTAPLSYALMSFFTTAMLGLLYTLLNTYSLDVLVLRIEETALGAACGIIGAVVVLPVHTDRRTDELLGTVLERLRDVVSAAVEQLSGGPAVDLLGLARDLDTALDELRGSTQPLTHPISPLRGRRRTVRYLVALLETCAYHARSLAATAELVPYSRTIAADPRLAGAGRRIGQNIDLLVAQVRDESTKGEVDSGFSIPAMLEAAGAEALQSGTVTFRVLRHLQRLDEGVVGLARPLDVPVAGPKGSKAG from the coding sequence ATGGCGGGGCTGCGCACGGTCGGGGCCATCGTGCTCACCCTCGTCGTCCTGGCACTGCTGGACACCGGCGTCACGCTGATGGTCGCGGGCGCCATGACGGCCATGGTGTCCACCTTCGCGGTCAAGGAGAAGGAGGTGCGCGGCCAGGCGGTCACGCTCGCGCTGGGCCTGCCCGTGGCACTCGCCGCGATGTCGCTGGGGGCGCTGCTGCACACCCTGGTCATCCCCGGCGATCTGTTCTTCGTCCTGCTGATCTTCGGTGCCGTCTACTGCCGGCGGTTCGGTGACCGTGGCACCGCGCTCGGCCTGATCGGCTTTCAGGTCTACTTCGTCTCGCTGTTCGTACAGGCCAGCGGGCCCGCGCTGCCCGAGCTGTATCTGACGCTGGGCATCGCCTTCGGGTGCAGTGCGGTCGTACGGTTCGCCGTCGTCCCGGAGACCCCCACCCGCACCCTGCGGCGGCTGCGCGAGGCCTTCCGGGCCCGCCTCGCCCAGCTGCTGGCGACCCAGCTGGAACTCCTCGACGCCGGACCCGATGAACTCGACAAGGTTCTCGACGATCTGCGGCGGCACACCTCCCGGCTGCACGAAGCGGCCCTGATGATCCAGGGCCACCTGGAGGAGGGCACCCGGGACGCGGCCACGGCGGGGCTGGTGCAACGCCGCGTCGCGGACGCCGAGATCGCCGCCGAACGGCTCGGGATGCTCATCCTCAACGCCCGCAGCGCCGAGCGCGCGGACACCATCACCATGCATCTGCCGCACGCCCCCGTACCGGCCACGGGGAACCGGATGGGGTCCGAGGACGACGCGATCGCCGCCCTGCGCCGGGATCTGAACGCGCTGCTGCTGCTGGTCGCCCGGCGCGCGTCCGAGGACCGCGGCACCGCGCTGGCCCTCGTACGCAACCGGCTGCTCGGCTACCGGGAGGAGGACGATCTGCCGCGCGCCTCGGCCGCCGTCCAGGACGTCTTCCGTGGACTCGGTGAGACCGCGCGCGCCGTCCTGGGTCTGCGGCTGGCGCTGGACGGGCCGCAGGACGAGTCGGACGACTCCCCGGCCACCACGCGCTCGCGCGAGGAGTTCGACGCCGAGGACCTGTCGATCGTCGGGGCCGACGAGACCGAGGACGAGGACGACCGCACCGGGCTCGAACGGCCCACCACCCGGGCCGCGTTCCAGGTCGCGGTGGGCTCGACGCTGGCCGTCATCGGCGGGGAGTTCCTGTCCAGCCAGCGCTGGTACTGGGCGGTGCTGACCTGCTGGGTGGTCTTCCTCAACACCGCGTCCACGGGCGAGATCCTGGTGAAGGGCTATCGGCGGCTGGTCGGCACGGTCCTCGGCGTGGTCGCCGGTGTCGCGCTGGCCGGGCTGGTCGGCAATCACACCTGGGCCGCGTTCGCGTTGGTGCTGCTCTGCATCTTCGGGATGTGGTTCACCGCCCCGCTGTCGTACGCCCTGATGTCCTTCTTCACCACCGCGATGCTCGGGCTGCTCTACACCCTGCTCAACACCTACAGCCTCGATGTGCTGGTACTGCGCATCGAGGAGACGGCGCTGGGCGCGGCCTGCGGGATCATCGGCGCCGTCGTGGTCCTGCCGGTGCACACCGACCGCCGTACGGACGAGCTGCTGGGCACGGTGCTGGAGCGGCTGCGGGACGTGGTGTCCGCCGCCGTGGAGCAGCTCAGCGGCGGGCCCGCCGTCGACCTGCTGGGCCTGGCGCGCGATCTGGACACCGCGCTGGACGAGCTGCGCGGCTCCACCCAGCCGCTGACGCACCCGATTTCCCCGCTGCGCGGCCGCCGGCGGACCGTCCGCTATCTTGTGGCGCTGCTGGAGACCTGCGCCTATCACGCCCGTTCCCTGGCGGCGACGGCGGAACTCGTGCCGTACAGCAGGACCATCGCGGCCGACCCGCGCCTCGCCGGAGCCGGCCGGCGGATCGGCCAGAACATCGACCTCCTCGTCGCCCAGGTGCGGGACGAGAGCACCAAGGGCGAGGTCGATTCCGGTTTCAGTATCCCCGCGATGCTGGAGGCGGCCGGTGCGGAGGCACTGCAGTCGGGCACGGTCACCTTCCGCGTGCTGCGGCATCTTCAGCGTCTCGACGAGGGGGTGGTGGGTCTGGCCCGTCCGCTCGATGTGCCGGTGGCCGGGCCCAAGGGCAGCAAGGCCGGCTAG
- a CDS encoding NAD-dependent epimerase/dehydratase family protein: MRILVLGGTLFVGRAIVADALRTGAEVTLFGRGKTGTGLFPGLPRLIGDRDTGDYEALRDGVWDAVVDVSGYVPRHVGQAMDALGDRAGRYLFVSSHAVYQHTGVGPGSTEDTPRRPPVRHTEELSEDTYGPLKVACEDDVVARYGARATVVRPGRVAGPHDPQGAFTYWVRRAARGGRVALPADPGQPVQIIDSRDLARLVVQLLVDARPGAFHAVGPEEPTTLGGLIETCARVAGTEVEIVPVPPGERPPVFPLVRPDRSTQQRSPARARAAGLPATPLAVTAADVLAWDRACGEPTLDVGYSPEEERALLARHDGAVLDG; the protein is encoded by the coding sequence ATGCGGATTCTGGTACTGGGCGGGACGTTATTCGTGGGCCGCGCCATCGTGGCGGACGCTCTGCGCACCGGCGCGGAGGTGACCTTGTTCGGCAGGGGAAAGACCGGGACCGGGCTGTTCCCCGGGCTGCCCCGGCTCATCGGTGACCGGGACACCGGCGACTACGAGGCGCTGCGCGACGGCGTATGGGACGCGGTCGTGGATGTCAGCGGCTATGTGCCACGGCACGTCGGGCAGGCGATGGACGCGCTGGGGGACCGGGCCGGACGGTATCTGTTCGTCTCCAGCCACGCGGTCTACCAGCACACGGGGGTGGGGCCGGGCTCGACCGAGGACACCCCGCGCCGTCCGCCCGTACGGCACACCGAGGAGCTCAGCGAGGACACCTACGGCCCGCTCAAGGTGGCCTGCGAGGACGATGTGGTGGCCCGGTACGGCGCACGGGCGACGGTGGTGCGGCCGGGAAGGGTGGCCGGGCCGCACGACCCGCAGGGCGCCTTCACCTACTGGGTGCGCCGGGCCGCGCGCGGCGGACGGGTGGCGCTGCCCGCCGACCCCGGACAGCCGGTGCAGATCATCGACTCACGTGATCTGGCGCGCCTGGTGGTGCAGTTGCTCGTCGACGCGCGTCCCGGGGCGTTCCACGCGGTGGGGCCGGAGGAGCCGACGACGCTCGGCGGGCTCATCGAGACCTGTGCGCGGGTGGCGGGAACGGAGGTCGAGATCGTTCCGGTGCCGCCAGGGGAACGGCCGCCGGTGTTCCCGCTCGTACGGCCGGACCGGTCGACCCAGCAGCGCAGTCCGGCACGTGCCCGCGCGGCGGGGCTGCCCGCGACCCCGCTGGCGGTGACCGCGGCCGATGTCCTGGCCTGGGACCGCGCGTGCGGTGAACCGACGCTGGACGTCGGCTACTCCCCGGAGGAGGAGCGGGCGCTGCTCGCCCGGCACGACGGCGCGGTCCTCGACGGCTGA
- a CDS encoding GDSL-type esterase/lipase family protein, with translation MSPQSDPTSRSTTTPPATDWITTPVTADLLRGALDLEHTAHGVLPHRLPARARAQCADGQLAMAEAQPSGVRLVFRSRATTVELDALRTKNSYEGAPPRPDGRYDLFVDGRLTGQSGVTGGNVLMVDMTAGTAETRPGPPGTARFTGLPDRVKDIEIWLPHNEITELIALRTDAPVAPLPEDGRKKWLHHGSSISHGSDAASPSSTWPALAASLGGVELTNLGLGGSALLDPFTARALRDTPADLISIKIGINLVNADVMRLRAFGPAVHGFLDTVREGHPTTPLLLVSPILCPIHEDTPGPTAPDFSNLSAGKLQFKAAGDPAERAMGKLTLNVIRDELARIVKQRAADDPNLHILDGRDLYGEADFAELPLPDQVHPDAATHRRIGERFAALTFGAEGPFATGHA, from the coding sequence ATGAGTCCTCAGTCTGACCCCACCTCCCGCTCCACCACCACGCCCCCGGCAACTGACTGGATCACCACGCCCGTAACCGCGGATCTGCTGCGCGGTGCGCTCGATCTGGAGCACACCGCACACGGGGTACTGCCGCACCGGCTGCCCGCCCGCGCCCGCGCGCAGTGTGCCGACGGACAGCTGGCGATGGCGGAGGCCCAGCCGTCGGGCGTACGGCTGGTGTTCCGCAGCCGGGCCACCACCGTGGAGCTGGATGCGCTGCGCACCAAGAACTCCTACGAGGGCGCGCCGCCGCGTCCGGACGGCCGGTACGACCTGTTCGTCGACGGGCGGCTCACCGGGCAGTCCGGTGTCACCGGCGGCAATGTCCTCATGGTGGACATGACCGCCGGCACCGCGGAAACCCGGCCGGGACCGCCCGGCACCGCCCGGTTCACCGGCCTCCCGGACCGCGTCAAGGACATCGAGATCTGGCTGCCGCACAACGAGATCACCGAGCTGATCGCGCTGCGCACCGATGCCCCCGTCGCGCCCCTCCCGGAGGACGGCCGCAAGAAGTGGCTGCACCACGGGAGTTCGATCAGCCACGGCTCCGATGCCGCGAGCCCCAGCAGCACCTGGCCCGCGCTGGCCGCCTCGCTCGGCGGCGTGGAACTGACCAATCTGGGCCTGGGCGGCAGCGCCCTGCTCGACCCGTTCACCGCCCGCGCCCTGCGGGACACCCCCGCGGACCTGATCAGCATCAAGATCGGCATCAATCTGGTCAACGCCGACGTGATGCGGCTGCGTGCCTTCGGCCCGGCGGTGCACGGCTTCCTCGACACCGTCCGCGAGGGCCACCCCACCACTCCGCTGCTGCTCGTCTCCCCCATTCTGTGTCCGATCCACGAGGACACTCCCGGCCCCACCGCCCCGGACTTCAGCAACCTCAGCGCGGGAAAACTCCAGTTCAAGGCCGCGGGCGACCCGGCGGAACGGGCCATGGGCAAGCTGACACTCAACGTCATCCGTGACGAACTGGCCCGCATCGTCAAGCAGCGGGCGGCCGACGACCCGAACCTGCACATCCTCGACGGGCGCGACCTCTACGGCGAGGCGGACTTCGCCGAACTCCCGCTGCCCGACCAGGTCCACCCGGACGCCGCCACCCACCGCCGCATCGGCGAACGCTTCGCCGCGCTGACCTTCGGCGCCGAGGGGCCGTTCGCGACCGGGCATGCCTAG